The Rhopalosiphum maidis isolate BTI-1 chromosome 2, ASM367621v3, whole genome shotgun sequence genome segment tgattaaaaatgttttaaacgaTTTTCTGTTTGATTAGTAAGTTAATtactaaattgttaatatgtttttttcttatagtaCTTTGAACTCCAATCCAATCAATACAggcaatattaatatgttgagGCCTATCAGTATGGATGATTTGCTTGCATCGGTTAACAAGATGAAAGCATCTAAAGTAGTTAGTGCTACTCAACCTAGGTTTTAATGAGTTGTATGATACAATATTTGGTAGTCTGGTTGaacaatcaattttaatgttttgtcaTCCGTAATGTAATGGTATTAGCACAAATACTGTTATAGTAACGGGCGTTTTAACTCTTAGTCCTAGTTCAATGTAAGTATAAagagtatttttttctcttttagaGAATATACTTTGCCATTGGACaactttgttatttatattaattactttttgattTGTATTGCTTGctcataagtaattattaattacattttgttaattaatgacatatttaaaaatgatgactTGTATTTGCTTAACACCATTTGGAGAAAGATACTAtggatatttatgtaaataatgttattattttcatttgtattttagtaaattactattataattttttttcggttatttcattgttaattaattgtacagcttctttttaacatataatatattatattcaaaactactagataaaaatttaatatacataatgctTTTTGtctaattaatttagatttgtatatatCTTGTTTTCAAGCTTATTCAGAGGTCTTATAATAAGACTTAACAACTGTTATAATTAAGTTACTGTTGttgattagaaattataacattttatttattaggtattcaaaatgtattactattaacaTAAACTAGAGAATAAATatctgataattataatttaagctttattatttttttgggatAAACAATGCAAACCTAGGTCCTAGACTTTAGTTATACacatttcaaatttgtttttacatattatttttcaaaaataatcaattttcgaTAAGCATTGATTTCCACATCTCTATCTCAATATTCTTTCGATATTtctttatatctaaaaatgaataaccatAGAGGACGTAGACATTTTGACGACTAAGACCTCTGGTCAGTGgttatttattaactgttttaataagattaatatggggacaagaactacacatattttatgttttaatttattttaatgttttgttaaaaagtttaaaaatatatttttttatttaataatttaaaataaatttgaaggtagccattttttaaagtttatttttcttaaaatatcgaCGTTTCGACATtctaatttcattaatctcctgttttttatattttttctagtttcgaagaaaactgcgaattatttaatactattattgtatcaaaatGTAGCCCAAGCATGCTCGCACAGCCGGCGAACAGTTTCAGTGTTAATTCGTACAGTTTTTAATtcctaaaattttattattttccttctgataacattattattatttatttgtttcagattatatttaatttatgttgactcaaaataaattgtatagtttatttgcACACtaagttttacaattttattaagataaagTACATTCAGTAAAATTGATTAGGTTAAAGGATGTAAAACTATagtctaaaatatgtattagcgatgactattaaacaatttttgtgtCGCGATGACACGTTAATTAAAGTAGCAAATTCTCTCTATGCCAAGATACACtccaaacattttatacagcAGTTTCTTCCtcggatttttaaaaattgtatttctcaTAACGTGTTTTTCATACGTAATTCATATAGAACGGCtaagtatataggtacgttaCTGCATCGTAAAATAACACCAATCAGCCTATACAAACCgtcattcaatattttttcgccgataataacaatagaaatctcataaataaatctactatatgtatatgtatattattattatatttatatacatattgatcaTTAGAAAATCGTACAAATAGTGAAAATCACAAgaccattaaatatattatacgaataacagttaatattataatactgccagcgttataatatgttgatgcCTGAAATAGTGAAACGATAAATTatgatacgtataatattataaatttataataatatattattattatgatgaatatACATTTCGCCATTTCGGTTTTATTGCAATgaacaattttgataatactGAATAGATTTCCACCACCagattaataaacaatatgacCGTTAGATCAACACATACACaaacatgatttaattaatataattatattattatttattaattattagtataataaaatataaatattacaaatattgtaatcgAATAGTTCGGAATAgtcaaaaaatagttttaaagtgCGAGcagtttaaaacattttgtatattatacttattattctatatgaaTGCTGCATAAGCTATACAAATACCatggacataataatatggacattcaatgtacacaataatatatcaatcatCAGATGATTAAACGTATAACctacgttattttatataaagtaaaaaatatatatacatatgaaaaGTTATAGTTCAATATTCATACAGcttgaaaacaaaaacatacacGGGAGACGGAATATTTCACTAGAAAAatcttatagtattattagtaaatataaaatattactatgtcatatacaatttacctaaatatttcaagttgttattgtatatacagtgcacagataataacataatgaaGGCTGACAATAgaatacaataacataaatatatatatagtcgaAGGGatgtatttatagaataatattgtacaggcGATACTCGAGATAGTATAGATGTGTATACGCCCGTATATCTTATCTTATAAAcccactaaaaataatacaacttttataaaaagtacattttcttaaatgaataattgacACCCGACACCCGTGTCAATGTTATAAAgcgaaacaatatataatgatatgaaaaaaaaataatcaatttcgatttacctaatatacctataatattataatattcttatgtacatttttaacaagtaGTACATGACTTAAACTATGGTTATAGGTAGccttataggtattttaagctTATACAAGTGGACAAGTGGAGTAGTTGACCAACATTTTGctagatacctataataacacaataactaTTCGtccgaaatttaatttatactttatacataacaaaatattacatttattgttctactttgaaatatgaaattagaaatgtatgttatcttaaaaaaagtaaaaactttaataattattaaattttgatatgtacaattatttaaaaaaaacaaatttttatatacatttaaataattataaacaattattgacgaaaaatatatttattactgtttctttatatgttataatatttttaagtttttttacttCAGTTAATGACAAGGACATCAtacatacttaatttattttgcaaagcaaacttttttgttaagtacttcaatacataaaaatcgaattttggaCGAATAGCTTATgagtaataagtatttaaagtttagataagTGGAGTGGAAGGGCACCCTCTCATATAAATGTCTCCTACTTtgcacatttatattttaaataggtactcataagttataacttataagtatattctgcttagaaatataaaataaaaatgcatgttgtcgtttaaaaagttaaaaaccttaaaagctactatacaataaaaaattataaaaatatcatatttttttttcaaatattggcttatttaaataaccacttgaaattatgttaaatatattttcaaaagcgtTAGTCTTctaaaataatgagtattagtttaaatggataagaatgattattttaagctgtattattataacctgatgattcattaataaataatgaactatattatgtattaattataggtatagtttttacagatttgaaattatgtaaaaaaaaatattttcaaaaatttaaatagtttttaaattaatgcgaTTGTCTtacgttaaaataatcatcaggtataatacatttgaaaacgATGGATGAATATTGGacacattattgtaaaccCGAAATTTTTAACTGTGCGTTTGCCCGCGAAGTTAATTGCATGATTACGGCATTAAGCTACAGGTTCGCCGCCACCTAGTGTTGTAACTATTagctaaaatttgtataaatagcgTTATACTAATTTGTGTACTTAGTTAAATGTCAATACACCTAAGAATACGataaatgatgatattatgataatacaatGCAAGTTAAGCTAAAATCGTAATCATCAATCACGGCGATTACAAGAACACGTGTACATTGAAATACGAGAACCGCAATAAGCACAACGACAGCGTTGTTACCACGCTGGTTACGCGAGGTGGAAAATTGTTACTGGAATGAGAGGACGATGACTGAACGGGCAACGGCGGTCGCATCGATTGCAGCCGAATGATGTCGTATCTTTTACCATTATGATCGGAGTATTCGTCATTGTTATCGTCGTCGTCCTCGACCTCCTCATCGACCtccaataataaatgtttgtcgATGGACGATTCATGTACGCCATCCAAAGGCTGATCCGCACCGAGAAGTACGACATCATTATCGGGAgacgtcgccgccgccgcccgaTCCGTCGCGCCATGTCGATCACCGTCTGACACCCAATAAGTGTTGTAGTGATCGCTATCACTTACGGTGCTGCTGCTGTCAGCTATCGTTTTCTTCTTCGTTGGTTTCAACTGGACATTCACCAATTGTGGCCGAGGCCCTTGCTCCCGATACTCGCGTTCCTCCGGCACCTTCACTCGGACGATTTTCTCGTCGTATCCGATCGCTTTCACCTGCCCAGGTTCAATAAGtggtagtatattattataatatagttatttatactgAAGAACAGAtcagtgtttatttttttaaatacattttaaaaagaaattataaaaaaaaaatatgataatttaaataaattgttcactACAgttgttttagatttattttagtacaagAACTACTAGACACCaaagttatatacatttttttctaggcAATatgataagttattaaaaagtaattaaattaaattaagaattcGAATtcaatcattgtttttttttgctgtacttatagattattttttaatggcgtattttttaaaaagtatcacgaaaaaatgtatttattttagtaacatAAATAACAAAGTAGTAAATGGttggttattaatatataaaccacTCGAGTTTAGTACTAAATAAACGGTGGTTATTATAGTAACTACTTTAAAAAGGTATAAATCCTCAATTCATTAACTTATCTTTAACTATAACaacttgaataaaaatagttgacatgatttactttttaaaggGTTAAACTAAGAGATGCAAGATTGCACCGATCGATGCAAACTTTTTCAAGCTTGCAGTTCCTCTTTTTTCCTACTATATGAGTGCCACTTAAACTAATACCACAATTAAATTGACGTACAGTGTGTTTCGGtagatttagatttttattttattgcacattgtaatatattaaacataatattatagatcttttacttatataaaatactcacgCGTAACTTGTATACACCGGAAAGTAGTATTTTCCAGTATTCTCCGTTTACGGTCGTGTTGACATAATTTTCACGATCTGTAATGCTAACAATGGCGTTTGGTATGGGTTTTCCAGTTATTCCGTCCGTGACGATACCCTTAATGCCTCTGTGCGCTTGTTGCATCCATGTCAAAAGTggctaaaatcaaattaaaccaaatcaaacaaataatttgtaattacgagtattataaagacattacatattattcgtttttatctAGACATGATTATATGAGACTGATatctataaaaagaaaatataagaaaatataaaatatctaaaacacataataaaactagatttattattaccataatacctattatttttacgagtactataaattatcataaaagttataatattatatagtgatatataaaatataattctttaaaaatacgtgtattacatataatttgatCAATAGTtggaattttgtaataattgtatgttacCTTTAAATGATCTTCCCAATGAGATTTCAAAAACGAGGCTGGTGGATACTTGCAACAAGACATTTCCAAAGTGATTTCCATACATCCATGCCATACGTAATTGTAATCTTGCATGCTTCCTGTGGAAAgatgtattgaatttattttacttataatgaaaactacagtttatttttatacaatatagtgaGATAATGCATAATGtcgtttaagtattataattatacatagtattaatatGCATACCTAACAAATTAACAcgtaatatacgatatactgCGTGATCCATAAAGATGTGGAGTACCAATTCttaatatatcatagttttcgtagtttacatttataagacatgaagttttaaaaaacatacctacctattactTGATACCAAGCAGCTCCATTTGTTATGCCatctttgaattttatatagtcATCTCCACAGCTTAGACCGTTATGCATAGTCGGGTGCAACTCGGCATATTGTTTAGCTAAAAATCGAAATATGTCATCGTCTGGTGTTAAACTTTCCGTATTCTTGCTATTATGGTTGTAACTAggatctaaaatttaaaatagtgaaaataattaattagacaCTTAAAAACCgtggtattaaattatttacacatgctaaacaacttaataaaaaatatgaatttttgttatattatttcattgattaggtattgattattataataatattatgtcatgttGATCtcctaaaaaatgttgaattagTTATTACGGGCTGATATTGCacatttaattactataaacacGAATTTATGCTTTATAGAGTTTAGATAACGTATAGATGTATCtttgtacaattaataatagaattagTTAGTCAATcagcgatataatattaatattttaagccatagtatatactatacacaataaatatttataaataatttgatcacATAGcgtaacattatacataatatgatgtttgagtatattattattggtcgtgacttttttttttaagcgccCTAATGACAATTTTTGTGACGTGATGAGATTCTACATACAGGTTCATGTGCGTAAAATAtgcattcatattaaaaatttcattttgatatttttaccatttctaaatattttgtagagtTCAAACACATCGGCGATTTTCAATGTTTCGTTTAATTTCTGCAGCTTTCCTGGTACTGtcatgataaaatacaaatgataaaatcatccatataaaatgttatgacacaattaaaattttgaaatatacacttatatgatataggtaatatcattatgtatgatttcatatatttattagattataatcaAATCAAATCATTAGAGTattagacaatattattatctaaatgcaaaaatatatacctatatttatcgAAAATATCAAATAGAGGTTAGACcaagtaataatgtaatattatacaatattaaacattattacaaataaataaataatagttattgttgAAAAGTAAGCggcattatatacatatatatacctatatattatatacaaattatatttataatgttgtacAAGCTTTAGTATTATAGAGCAGGGGTGAGCGGGGTGGTCAACAGGTCGATCGCTACATGAATTCAAGTCAATCATGATTCTTTGtcttttcttaaatttttttcagaaaacaaataaaaataagttgaaagtaataatttgttatcaaatatattaaaatacgttttacgtaaaactattaaattaaacgttgttattacttattaatattctaaaaaaaataaattaatataaaaagtgtaacgtgcatgtatataaaaatataaaatatatttttgtttttgatcgATCATAACGACGTAGAAATACTAATCTTAAGTCTATTAAAGTTGGCTACACCTGttatagaataatacaaatatacatctaattaaatttatcgtgTATAGCAGTGTTGGCCAACTTTAATAGATTTGTGATCGACCTCTGAGTTTTTCCAGGTTATTGcgattgacaaaaaaaaaggttgtcaataaacaaaaatatattttatatacgctTGCgtgttacatttataataagtattgtttgatttcacatttttacacaacgtgtatttttttaatgtatttgattacaaattattgcttttaacttattattattatgtttatttaattaatctatatgtataaccaatgtatctataatacctatatgtagCTACGTAGCTACTCGATATCAGtgtatgttgtatataatttcgTTTTTCATGGTTATTTATTGCCTTTctctaaatctaatttttatactcgcgggataaacaaatttacataaaaaaaa includes the following:
- the LOC113554587 gene encoding carboxypeptidase D-like isoform X3, with translation MFMVVNIVNALRSSIIVLTIVFAASSGSHSRIGFDKYHNHKEMTNYLMEITEEFSNISSLYSIGKSVLKRELWAVKLTTATELLGVPNIKIVGNIHGNEPVGREIILHLIQYLLENNSKNKAINNLLRTTIIHLLPSMNPDGFELSEPQPCPNDGMHISGSRGNANTFDLNRNFPDIFNPHTVPLQPETKAIMGWLKSVPFVMSLSLHGGALVANFPYDGSPDSVPGKLQKLNETLKIADVFELYKIFRNDPSYNHNSKNTESLTPDDDIFRFLAKQYAELHPTMHNGLSCGDDYIKFKDGITNGAAWYQVIGSMQDYNYVWHGCMEITLEMSCCKYPPASFLKSHWEDHLKPLLTWMQQAHRGIKGIVTDGITGKPIPNAIVSITDRENYVNTTVNGEYWKILLSGVYKLRVKAIGYDEKIVRVKVPEEREYREQGPRPQLVNVQLKPTKKKTIADSSSTASTYYNAGSIIILTVIRIIYLMVL
- the LOC113554587 gene encoding carboxypeptidase D-like isoform X1; protein product: MFMVVNIVNALRSSIIVLTIVFAASSGSHSRIGFDKYHNHKEMTNYLMEITEEFSNISSLYSIGKSVLKRELWAVKLTTATELLGVPNIKIVGNIHGNEPVGREIILHLIQYLLENNSKNKAINNLLRTTIIHLLPSMNPDGFELSEPQPCPNDGMHISGSRGNANTFDLNRNFPDIFNPHTVPLQPETKAIMGWLKSVPFVMSLSLHGGALVANFPYDGSPDSVPGKLQKLNETLKIADVFELYKIFRNDPSYNHNSKNTESLTPDDDIFRFLAKQYAELHPTMHNGLSCGDDYIKFKDGITNGAAWYQVIGSMQDYNYVWHGCMEITLEMSCCKYPPASFLKSHWEDHLKPLLTWMQQAHRGIKGIVTDGITGKPIPNAIVSITDRENYVNTTVNGEYWKILLSGVYKLRVKAIGYDEKIVRVKVPEEREYREQGPRPQLVNVQLKPTKKKTIADSSSTVSDSDHYNTYWVSDGDRHGATDRAAAATSPDNDVVLLGADQPLDGVHESSIDKHLLLEVDEEVEDDDDNNDEYSDHNGKRYDIIRLQSMRPPLPVQSSSSHSSNNFPPRVTSVVTTLSLCLLRFSYFNVHVFL
- the LOC113554587 gene encoding carboxypeptidase D-like isoform X2; the protein is MFMVVNIVNALRSSIIVLTIVFAASSGSHSRIGFDKYHNHKEMTNYLMEITEEFSNISSLYSIGKSVLKRELWAVKLTTATELLGVPNIKIVGNIHGNEPVGREIILHLIQYLLENNSKNKAINNLLRTTIIHLLPSMNPDGFELSEPQPCPNDGMHISGSRGNANTFDLNRNFPDIFNPHTVPLQPETKAIMGWLKSVPFVMSLSLHGGALVANFPYDGSPDSDPSYNHNSKNTESLTPDDDIFRFLAKQYAELHPTMHNGLSCGDDYIKFKDGITNGAAWYQVIGSMQDYNYVWHGCMEITLEMSCCKYPPASFLKSHWEDHLKPLLTWMQQAHRGIKGIVTDGITGKPIPNAIVSITDRENYVNTTVNGEYWKILLSGVYKLRVKAIGYDEKIVRVKVPEEREYREQGPRPQLVNVQLKPTKKKTIADSSSTVSDSDHYNTYWVSDGDRHGATDRAAAATSPDNDVVLLGADQPLDGVHESSIDKHLLLEVDEEVEDDDDNNDEYSDHNGKRYDIIRLQSMRPPLPVQSSSSHSSNNFPPRVTSVVTTLSLCLLRFSYFNVHVFL